A single genomic interval of Eptesicus fuscus isolate TK198812 chromosome 10, DD_ASM_mEF_20220401, whole genome shotgun sequence harbors:
- the AGPAT4 gene encoding 1-acyl-sn-glycerol-3-phosphate acyltransferase delta isoform X2 has protein sequence MDLVGLLKSQFLCHLVFCYVFIASGLIVNTLQLLTLPLWPIDKQLFRRLNCRLSYCVSSQLVMLLEWWSGTECVIYTDPRAYPTFGKENAIVVLNHKFEIDFLCGWSLAERFGVLGGSKVLAKKELAYVPIIGWMWYFTEMVFCTRKWEQDRKTVSQSLLRLRDYPEKYFFLIHCEGTRFTEKKHQISMQVAQAKGLPGLKHHLLPRTKGFAVTVRSLRNVVSAVYDCTLNFRNNENPTLLGVLNGKKYHADMYVRRIPLEQVPEDEDQCSAWLHRLYQEKDAFQEEYCQTGTFPETPVVPRRRPWTLLNWLFWASLLLYPFVRFLVSMVSSGSSLTLAGFVLVFFVASMGVRWMIGVTEIDKGSAYGNMDSKQKQKD, from the exons ATGGACCTCGTGGGGCTGCTGAAGTCGCAGTTCCTGTGCCACCTCGTCTTCTGCTACGTGTTCATCGCCTCGGGGCTGATCGTCAACACCCTGCAGCTCCTCACGCTCCCGCTCTGGCCCATCGACAAGCAGCTCTTCCGCAGGCTCAACTGCCGGCTGTCCTACTGCGTCTCCAGCC AGCTGGTGATGCTGCTGGAGTGGTGGTCGGGCACGGAGTGCGTCATCTACACCGACCCCCGGGCCTACCCCACGTTCGGGAAGGAGAACGCCATCGTGGTTCTGAACCACAAGTTTGAGATCGACTTCCTCTGCGGCTGGAGCCTGGCCGAGCGCTTCGGGGTCCTGGGG GGCTCCAAGGTGCTGGCCAAGAAGGAGCTGGCCTACGTGCCCATCATCGGCTGGATGTGGTACTTCACCGAGATGGTCTTCTGCACGCGCAAGTGGGAGCAGGACCGCAAGACCGTCTCGCAGAGCCTGCTGCGCCTCCGCGACTACCCCGAGAAGTACTTC TTCCTGATCCACTGCGAGGGCACGCGCTTCACGGAGAAGAAGCACCAGATCAGCATGCAGGTGGCCCAGGCCAAGGGGCTGCCCGGCCTCAAGCACCACCTGCTGCCGCGCACCAAGGGCTTCGCCGTCACCGTGAGGAGCCTGAGGAACGTGG tttcagCTGTATATGACTGTACACTCAATTTCAGAAACAATGAAAACCCCACCCTGCTGGGCGTCCTGAACGGAAAGAAATACCATGCAGACATGTATGTCAG GCGGATCCCCCTGGAGCAAGTCCCGGAGGACGAGGACCAGTGCTCGGCCTGGCTGCACAGGCTGTACCAGGAGAAG gaCGCCTTCCAGGAGGAGTACTGCCAGACGGGCACGTTCCCCGAGACGCCCGTGGTGCCCCGGAGGCGGCCCTGGACGCTGCTCAACTGGCTCTTCTGGGCCTCGCTGCTGCTCTACCCCTTCGTCCGCTTCCTCGTCAGCATGGTCAGCAGCGGCTCCTCCCTGACGCTGGCCGGCTTCGTTCTCGTCTTCTTTGTGG cctccATGGGGGTCCGATGGATGATCGGCGTGACGGAGATCGACAAAGGCTCCGCCTACGGCAACATGGACAGCAAGCAGAAGCAGAAGGACTGA